The genomic stretch ACATATGCCTATAGCTTAAAAGGAGTAAATTCcatagtttgtttgtttaatataaaaaaaattgaggCATAGCGACCTTTGAAAGGTGTCAGGACTGTgcggtgtgtgttttatatgaagaaggtgaatttcaatatgattgaaaggtgtaaataccactgttttttttattttaaagaaatggtgtgtatgtgtgttttaaggAATTAAAGAATAAGAATTGTGTTTTAAAAGCCttgcatattcacctatttaaagtggaactgataaatcaagcttggtagtacacagcaaatataagcaaTACCTTAGTAGGCAGAtgattgtgtttttaaatggataaaatgggaaataaaaagtgttttaaaacgagttttgtttataaaacttaGCGCTAGCTTTGGCTTtgcatagctgtttaaggtggaaataagtattcaataagaagctggagAGTAACTCAAATAAGTGATAAAATGGTAGTAAAATGGATCCATTTAATGCAAAACCAAATGCTTGAATAAACTAAACTAATGAATAACAAGCAAAGATCTGCTTCCTTTAATGGCATTTACGGGtgaagggaaaataacaccagcTTTGTCTAGTCTAAAATTTTAAGGTGGTTTAGACAATAaattcttgtaaatgcagggcaAACAGTGAGGGTCTTTTCCATTTATGCCTTGTAAACAGACACATAAGTTGGAACAAAATGTTGGAACGAAATTGTAAATAAGAAGCAAGATTCTGCCTCCTAAACCACATTTATGATGAAAGGGAAAATCAATAAGTAAAACTAGCCTTGTCTAgctgaaatatttaatgtgaatttggacagtaaagTCGCTCATTTACTTTTTGGACTTTTTCTTGCATAGGTAagtgttttagtgaaattatGAACATCTTTCTGTATAAACATGTTGATTAttgcacattcttcttagctattacgGTCCACAGTTCTTAAACTCATCTCTTGCTTATTCATTCAgctttcctcaaactggcaacctggatGAGCTTCTCGTCAGGGGAGGTGGGGGAGGAAGCAGAGGGCCCTCTCCacagttttgaaactgtattatatttctgattttaaatgcttggtgtcAATTGGATTGTTAACTACGTGTAGCCTATTAATTGTCTAtaggagcagagagaggaagtcTATTTTGCTTTCTTTACATGATTACCGACATTAGGGTTTTGTAAACAGATTAGTTTCcaacatgcaaacagactggtgaactagcaaatggtgagaaaacatcaCCTGGGTATTAAACGAGGTGCTTTTTGATTGAAATTGTGAACGTTGCCTTTAAAAGGTTCACTAACATTAAAGCAACTgtatgagaaaaaaaatcccagacTGAGTGGAAAAACCTACAGTTAAACTGAAAGTGATGCCTTTATTCTCCTTAAGGGCGACTCCTCCAAAAGGCATCTCATCTTCCTCATCATCTGACACATGTGGTTTTGCAATGGCCATTTCTTCTTTACTCTCTGCAATCTTCTTGCATTTCTGAAAGTAAAGatgatgtttttatatttcaaatTCATCTGAAAATAAAGCAATACTTTAATAAAACTGTTGGGGATGCTCATCACTTACTTCTGTTAGCTCCTTGATACTATAGCTGTTTGCTTGCTTTGTCACTTTTCTTTTAGCTTCCTCAATAGAAGCCAAATTTGGTGTGGCCGACGGTGGAGGCTTGTTGGTGATTGTAGGCAAGGGGGCCAACTGTGGAAGAGTGGCAAGGACTCCCATGCTGGACAGAGCAGCAGTCATCGTGGCAGCGGTCATGCTAGCCATAGCAGCATTCATGGTCATATTTGACATCCCTTGTACACCCATTGGGAGATTAACTGGTAAAGGCAGGGGTAAGGATAAAGATGTGGGGTTTGGAGATGGCAAGGGCAGCTGAAGAATAGTTTTGGGCCTAAGGCTCTCTGGAATTGGCATCCCAGCCTTAGCACACATTGCAGCTGCATTAGCCTTGGCAATTTCAAGCAACTGTTCTTTATCTgcaaatacaaaattaaaatcacaattcaaagcAATAGttgatattttcaaaaaatgttatatttcaaATGAGCAAATCTTCAAGAACaataattaatgtttttggTAATGTTATATAAACCAATGCAACTGCATACACCTGTCTTTTCAACTTATAGCAGTTGGGCTTCACCCATTCACACTAATTTTAAAGAACCCCAGTAAAATTTTAAAACCCCGAGGACATTTGCATATGTTTAAATGGCAGAATAACAAAAACAGACTGTTTAATTCTAAGGAATAGCATATTTAACACTAGCATGAAATGTCAACAAATTTTAGAGCTCAATTCCTAATTGTCAAGTTTAAAATACTGTTCCCCAATATACTAAATACAGCAAATACGTAGTAGTAAATTAATAGTACATGCACCAAACTTCTCTGTAGAAGAAATAAAGGGATTGGCgatatccacatttttcataccatcataccttcataaaatattaaaacagtaTATGGTATTACTAGGGTGAAagaggaatgaatgaaacagGAAAAATGCTCGGAACACCCTTCACTCAATTTTGTGCTCATGGGTATGTGGCTTTATCCTCTACATATGTGTGATTTGAGCTGGAGTTCGCTGTAAAACAATCAGCTGTGCCTCTTAGCTGGCCAGCTATGTTTCTAAACTGTGTAAACTTATTTTTCAAACTTTATTTTCAAGCCATATTTTCTGTTCAGCACCAGTTgttgaaatttgctctctcagaaacaggtATTTATCGTCAACACGTGTGTCGTGTACACTGTGCTCATCAGTCAGTGAGCGCACACAGTACCctctccctgtggctctcttaaatgcacatgaatggcctctttttctttgtatttaatatagtcagacacagaacagaaattgtacacaccacacacaccatagTTTTTAAACgccgccctcattttgagatgccgtccacatttttaaaaaacgcAGTATGCTGTCTTGTCCAACCCTAAAGGAAAACTGTAGAAAATTTGTCTTACCAAGCTCAGTAAGGCGTGGAGGGCTCTTGCTGGGGCTTCGACGAGTTTGAGAAGTTGACCTTTTTTTCCGTAGGATGAGTACAGGAGAATGGCTTGGTTCTCGTTTCCATCGATCACGCTGACTAAACATCCGGCTCCTGAAACCTCCTCTTCTTCGTCGAGAATGAGATCTAGATCTTCTTGACCGGGAGCGTGATCTATGTCTTGATCTTGACTTTCTTATTCTGTCAGGGGTTCTAGACCTTTTCCTTCGATCTGGTGAACAGGATTTTGACTTTTTCCTTTTTGGCGACCTGGATTGAGAATGTCGACTACATGTTCTAGATTTAGATCTTTTTCTTTGTGAAGGAGATAACTTGGATGTCTTTTTACTGTTCCAGGAGTACGATCTAGATCGCCTTCGTTTTGCAGGAGATCTGGATTTGGATCTTTTCCTTGAGGCTGATTTTGAGTGTCTTTGTGTACTTGGAGATACGGACTTGGATGATGACTTGGAATGTTTCACTATATGTGAGTGTTTTGACTTTACACTTGTAATTTCTTCTTTTGTTTCAGTCCTGGGATCAACACCTGGATTATTTGACCCATCTCTTGAACTTGCTGTTGTATTTTTCATATCCAAAGGCAAGTCAGGTGTAATGCACTTCACTGAAGACTTGGTCTCAGACAAGCCAGAAATAACAGCAGTAGATGAGCTGTCTTCCAAAAAAGGAACTGGCCTCCATGATCCCTTAATTTTTCCATCATCAGTGCCACCTGAAATGATGCTGATAGAATTTATTACCATTTTAACGTTGTTTTCCATTTCAGATTCTATTGCAGAGCTAACCTCTTTCTTTGGTTGTGAAACCATATGTATCTTTTGTTCATCATTTCTTGCTTGCTTATCTTTAAATAAAGATTTTGATTTTGACTGGGACCTTGGTGTAGAACGTTTTACCCGTGTTCGAGACCTAGACTTGGAGCGACTGGAACGGTGATGTGAAACAGATCTAGATTTTGATCGAGATTTCATGTTCTTCTTTATAGCAGGCCTTGATCTACTTTGCCCAGACCCTGACCTGGACCTTGACTGTTTGTTTCTTCTGGCTGAATGAGACCTGGAACGCCTGTTTCGTCTGTGTGATCCTGACCTGGATCTacttctctgtctctgctttGGAGACTTCCTCCTAGGACTTTTCCTTGAACAAGATCTTGACCTTGATCTCCGGGATCGCCTGAGTGATTGGGATCTAGATCTATGTCTTGATTTTCGTTTGCTTGAGCTGGAACGTGAATGACGTGCTCTGAAAACCCTCTCAACTTTAGACGTCCTAGAGCGACTAgagcttctttttctttcactgCCTCCTTCAGATGCTTTGCTTTTTTCAGCAGCTGTCTCAAGCTTAGGTATTATGTCAGGCAACTCTTGAGAAATCTTGAAATTTCCCCCATCATGAAGTTCAGACTTTGATGACATGTCCCTAGCTGAAGATTTGTTAGTGTCACAAAAAGGCTTAGATTCATACTCAGAGTCTGATTCAAATGCAGACGTGCTCCCAGACTGTGAGCGACACTTTTTATCCTTTTCTCctcctttctgtttcttttttttctttctttttttcttcttcacacTGCAGAGTTATAGAAGCACAATGGACCatttcagaattattctgacttaaGACTTATTATTCTAAACACAAAATTTGCTAGGGctgggcattcattcattatctgtaactgcttttccatatcagggtcgcggtgtgtccagagcctacctggaatcattgtgcgcaaggcaggaatacaccctggaggggggccagtccttcacagtgcaacacacacacattcactcctacgaaaacttttgagtcaccaattcacctaccaatgtgtgtttttggactgtgggaggaaaccagagtacccagaggaaacccacgcagacaaagggagaacacaccaactcctcacagacagtcacccagagcgggaatcgaacccacaacctccaggcccctggagctgtgtgagtgtgacactacctgctgcgccaccgtgctttAAATATATCATACCTTACTTGAGATTCTCCATCTGATTCCGTCTCCGAACTACTCTCCTTTTCACCtttatgttttttcttcttctttttgcttttgtgttttttgtgctttttaGTTTTCTTGTGTTTAGTATTGTGTTCATCTCTGGCACTGTTGTCCTGGGAGTTATTACTTCTGATTTTATctagagagagaatgaaaataaTATGAGTCAAGT from Hoplias malabaricus isolate fHopMal1 chromosome 2, fHopMal1.hap1, whole genome shotgun sequence encodes the following:
- the LOC136686345 gene encoding protein SON isoform X1, whose translation is MATNIEQIFRDFVMNKIKEIEDESQDKSHTDHVNTNDEESHSEKGTGMYKEAPPFEAINKTTDKIRSNNSQDNSARDEHNTKHKKTKKHKKHKSKKKKKKHKGEKESSSETESDGESQVSVKKKKRKKKKKQKGGEKDKKCRSQSGSTSAFESDSEYESKPFCDTNKSSARDMSSKSELHDGGNFKISQELPDIIPKLETAAEKSKASEGGSERKRSSSRSRTSKVERVFRARHSRSSSSKRKSRHRSRSQSLRRSRRSRSRSCSRKSPRRKSPKQRQRSRSRSGSHRRNRRSRSHSARRNKQSRSRSGSGQSRSRPAIKKNMKSRSKSRSVSHHRSSRSKSRSRTRVKRSTPRSQSKSKSLFKDKQARNDEQKIHMVSQPKKEVSSAIESEMENNVKMVINSISIISGGTDDGKIKGSWRPVPFLEDSSSTAVISGLSETKSSVKCITPDLPLDMKNTTASSRDGSNNPGVDPRTETKEEITSVKSKHSHIVKHSKSSSKSVSPSTQRHSKSASRKRSKSRSPAKRRRSRSYSWNSKKTSKLSPSQRKRSKSRTCSRHSQSRSPKRKKSKSCSPDRRKRSRTPDRIRKSRSRHRSRSRSRRSRSHSRRRRGGFRSRMFSQRDRWKREPSHSPVLILRKKRSTSQTRRSPSKSPPRLTELDKEQLLEIAKANAAAMCAKAGMPIPESLRPKTILQLPLPSPNPTSLSLPLPLPVNLPMGVQGMSNMTMNAAMASMTAATMTAALSSMGVLATLPQLAPLPTITNKPPPSATPNLASIEEAKRKVTKQANSYSIKELTEKCKKIAESKEEMAIAKPHVSDDEEDEMPFGGVALKENKGITFSLTNPSVKPAVRSEAAFAKEFPVSSGSQHRKKEGDGAYGEWVPVDKKNEKTGSLSSSSAGAEDQNKDNDCVFPEASAQPVDITLAISERAVAQKRLAENPFDINAMCMLNRAQEQVDAWAQSNTIPGLFTGSTGAQVLSSEELSNSGPQAWIKKDQFLRAAPVSGGMGELLMKKMGWRAGEGLGKHREGTVEPIVIDFKTDRKGLVAEGEKTQKSGNLVVMKDLLGKHPVSALMELCNKKKWPPPDFVMVLHTGPDHRKNFLFKVVVNGCDYQPQTASPNKKHAKAMAATVALQALGEVAGDSIHSGPVFTAATST
- the LOC136686345 gene encoding serine/arginine repetitive matrix protein 5 isoform X3, which gives rise to MATNIEQIFRDFVMNKIKEIEDESQDKSHTDHVNTNDEESHSEKGTGMYKEAPPFEAINKTTDKIRSNNSQDNSARDEHNTKHKKTKKHKKHKSKKKKKKHKGEKESSSETESDGESQVSVKKKKRKKKKKQKGGEKDKKCRSQSGSTSAFESDSEYESKPFCDTNKSSARDMSSKSELHDGGNFKISQELPDIIPKLETAAEKSKASEGGSERKRSSSRSRTSKVERVFRARHSRSSSSKRKSRHRSRSQSLRRSRRSRSRSCSRKSPRRKSPKQRQRSRSRSGSHRRNRRSRSHSARRNKQSRSRSGSGQSRSRPAIKKNMKSRSKSRSVSHHRSSRSKSRSRTRVKRSTPRSQSKSKSLFKDKQARNDEQKIHMVSQPKKEVSSAIESEMENNVKMVINSISIISGGTDDGKIKGSWRPVPFLEDSSSTAVISGLSETKSSVKCITPDLPLDMKNTTASSRDGSNNPGVDPRTETKEEITSVKSKHSHIVKHSKSSSKSVSPSTQRHSKSASRKRSKSRSPAKRRRSRSYSWNSKKTSKLSPSQRKRSKSRTCSRHSQSRSPKRKKSKSCSPDRRKRSRTPDRIRKSRSRHRSRSRSRRSRSHSRRRRGGFRSRMFSQRDRWKREPSHSPVLILRKKRSTSQTRRSPSKSPPRLTELDKEQLLEIAKANAAAMCAKAGMPIPESLRPKTILQLPLPSPNPTSLSLPLPLPVNLPMGVQGMSNMTMNAAMASMTAATMTAALSSMGVLATLPQLAPLPTITNKPPPSATPNLASIEEAKRKVTKQANSYSIKELTEKCKKIAESKEEMAIAKPHVSDDEEDEMPFGGVALKENKGITFSLTNPSVKPAVRSEAAFAKEFPVSSGSQHRKKEGDGAYGEWVPVDKKNEKTGSLSSSSAGAEDQNKDNDCVFPEASAQPVDITLAISERAVAQKRLAENPFDINAMCMLNRAQEQVDAWAQSNTIPGLFTGSTGAQVLSSEELSNSGPQAWIKKGQSL
- the LOC136686345 gene encoding serine/arginine repetitive matrix protein 5 isoform X2 translates to MATNIEQIFRDFVMNKIKEIEDESQDKSHTDHVNTNDEESHSEKGTGMYKEAPPFEAINKTTDKIRSNNSQDNSARDEHNTKHKKTKKHKKHKSKKKKKKHKGEKESSSETESDGESQVSVKKKKRKKKKKQKGGEKDKKCRSQSGSTSAFESDSEYESKPFCDTNKSSARDMSSKSELHDGGNFKISQELPDIIPKLETAAEKSKASEGGSERKRSSSRSRTSKVERVFRARHSRSSSSKRKSRHRSRSQSLRRSRRSRSRSCSRKSPRRKSPKQRQRSRSRSGSHRRNRRSRSHSARRNKQSRSRSGSGQSRSRPAIKKNMKSRSKSRSVSHHRSSRSKSRSRTRVKRSTPRSQSKSKSLFKDKQARNDEQKIHMVSQPKKEVSSAIESEMENNVKMVINSISIISGGTDDGKIKGSWRPVPFLEDSSSTAVISGLSETKSSVKCITPDLPLDMKNTTASSRDGSNNPGVDPRTETKEEITSVKSKHSHIVKHSKSSSKSVSPSTQRHSKSASRKRSKSRSPAKRRRSRSYSWNSKKTSKLSPSQRKRSKSRTCSRHSQSRSPKRKKSKSCSPDRRKRSRTPDRIRKSRSRHRSRSRSRRSRSHSRRRRGGFRSRMFSQRDRWKREPSHSPVLILRKKRSTSQTRRSPSKSPPRLTELDKEQLLEIAKANAAAMCAKAGMPIPESLRPKTILQLPLPSPNPTSLSLPLPLPVNLPMGVQGMSNMTMNAAMASMTAATMTAALSSMGVLATLPQLAPLPTITNKPPPSATPNLASIEEAKRKVTKQANSYSIKELTEKCKKIAESKEEMAIAKPHVSDDEEDEMPFGGVALKENKGITFSLTNPSVKPAVRSEAAFAKEFPVSSGSQHRKKEGDGAYGEWVPVDKKNEKTGSLSSSSAGAEDQNKDNDCVFPEASAQPVDITLAISERAVAQKRLAENPFDINAMCMLNRAQEQVDAWAQSNTIPGLFTGSTGAQVLSSEELSNSGPQAWIKKQVHCRRGFRPQGLTIAYLE